Genomic DNA from Limanda limanda chromosome 8, fLimLim1.1, whole genome shotgun sequence:
GTCCTGAAGTCATGGAGatgcgtttgtttgtgtgtgtctttgtctttctgtcagctagagagagagagagagagtggagtcaGGAGGAGCTGGGTGAATCAAGGCACTGTGCACAGATTTGCTAGGAataagattttaaccatttgaaaaaaaaatagaactCTATTAcgtggtgatcagtgttgatgttCTGGCTACAAATCAATCAACGTATGGTCCCTGAGGAGCTTAAAAGTATCTTTGATTCGTTGTGACACTGCCGTGGGCCGGAGTCGATGTCAGCTGAGTAGTTGCTTCTTCATATGTGGTGCAGGAcgcatttgtgttcacacagtgaaaagCTTGTGGCCACATGAGTCCCAGACCACCTCCCGATGAGGtctgagtgatcagatctcaggacGCAGTTTTGGTTGCCTTCAGATCTGAACTTAGAGCTGTCTGCTTGTGATCAAATaactcaggacagatgttaatacctcGTCTGAACAGGGTCAAAGGGATCTTATATTTCCAGTCAACACCACAGTTTGTCTTGTCCCCTGTCAAAACTCTGCTGTGAAGAACTATGATGTATAATCTTAGATTCGAAAATAAGCTATTAACCATATAATAAATTTGAATCTGGTTTTCTATTTTGGATTTTGTTGTGATGTGAACTTTCCCCTCCAGGTTCTGGTGGACCTGAGAACAGACAACCAGCGTCTTAAAGATGAAAATGGAGCACTGATTCGAGTCATCAGCAAACTCTCCAAATAGATGTGGGGAGAGTGTctcagagagagcgagagagagagagagagacacatgaagaGCAGGGAACCCCCTCCTTCcccttccatccatccctccatccctccctccctcctctcacacaTTCCTCTTCAGTGCCAAAGAgcgagaggggggagagaagtAGCAGAATGTCCTTACGTATACGAGCAACCAAGACTTGGATTGTGATGCCTCTCTGtgagcagctggagcagcttCGGTGCCTTAGCGGCCTTTTGTCACAGGAAGACCGACGGCACAAAGGCTCCAGCAGGAGCAGCATGAGACTTGACGACGGCCGAAATGCCCACAGCtggtggaacacacacaaaacacaacatgtacTACAACTGTGCATCATGGGAACCCgaatgtgcacacacattccTATGCGTGCATCACATACTTCCTCAATGCACATTCCACTGAGCGCACAAGGCAGCTTGGGCCTTAAAGCTCCCacttagtattttttttttttgtgaacacactcacacactcacacatttacCCCACTCACAGTCCAGATCTTACGGGTCGTCAGGCAGTGAAGTTGTCGGCGTGTTCTTTTAAACCCTGCAACACGTTACAGACTCTTTACGCTCGGCATCGTCATGACGACACGGGGGGGAAGTCCATGAAGCTCtgttgggttgttttgtttccatatGCAAGTGTTTGAACCCACCTACCTCTCCACCTATGCACCTCcccatatacattttttatttttgtgaccACAGACACACTCCATGCTCTTAGGTCAGTCGACCGCAGCACTTTACTCTCCGCGAAGCAATGAAAGATCTGCGAGGCCTCGCTCGTCCTCGGCGACTTCAGAGCAGCACCGTCTCACTCAGTTAAGTGGAGGGAGACGATACCCATagctgaaggtcaaaggtcattgcACAATGATTTAGAAAATTGCTGTTCTGTCAAAGCCTATTATGCAATGAATGGTTTTATTGATTGCCattgataaatatattattttcataGTTTTTCATTGTCATTTCCTCTCTTGCAATGGAGCATAGAAATGTATATTACTTGTGTATAAATATTAGTCCTGAATAATAATACCCTTTTTGAAGTAAAGTTCCATGTAGCCTTTTTTCACATGTTGGGTTTCTAATATATTAAATGGATGTCTGCAccctaataaaaaaaacagtgtgttTGTAGAGACTGCCTGGTTATTATCAAATTGAATAATACTCCATCAGATTATTCATAAAAGGTATAAGTACACATCAATATAACAAGTTAGATCCTAAACTCTGTACTCACTGTTCACTTGTGTGATCTCTGGTCAcctggtggtggttgttgttttttctgctccATCTACACTTTGCTGTATCATCCCTGCATGAACTGTGTCAGTTACTGTTTTTCTCTGGTAGCCAGATGTTCTACAtcacggggggggggacagaacaGCTCCAATACTGCGATGCTCGCACACCACCAGAGGAAACGGGGcaacacaaatgtatttacagtatGTAAGGACTGTAATgttaatctgctgctgctcccagaTGGACTGTACATCATGACTGATTTGACTAACATGAAAGAAATTTGCCATTACACAGGCTGGATGAGTGTTGTGTAGGCGTGTGGCTGTAGGAGTTCTCTTTTCCATTTTGAACTTAAGTGGCGTTAACACCAGCCATCCATCTGTTTGTCTCATCTGAGCGGTAGAGATGGACCACTGTCCTGCAGGGTAGAAGCACTGACAACAAGCTGAGCTCCTAATAAGGAAGGGCCGGCTGGCTGAGGCGCTCTCTCTGTAAATATCCCTCAGGTctgagaaagacagaggaagggagctggggaggaagagggaagcGGATGGATTGCAGCCTTATATGGACAAAGCACTGCTTTTCCCAAGGTTTGTGGCTCTGACCCCCGGCATGATGCCAGACGCTGCACAAACGGCTCTTCAGCACCACCAAGAGGTGCAACTCGTACAATGCTACAGCTGAAAAGACAAATAGGATTTCACCATTGCAGCAttacaaggtttttttttctttttgacaacTTTAGAACAAGTTAAACCTCAGAAAAAACTCTAACTAAGGCTGagttaccaaaataaaaatgttgggCAACTGCCTCAAAGACCTGAATCCTCAGTTGCCTGTCAGGCTCCaggttttttgtgtgtaataaCTTGGTTTATTGATTGATGAGAAATTAGTTTAATATTCCCTGTAGCACTAAAAGTACTGACTTTATCAAAGCATTAAAGTGACTTCTTTTGCCTTATCTTCAGGCCCTGTCTGGTAAATCTGATTGTATTATTTCAGTTGATGTTTTTTCCCACACACTCATTTAATGAAGTACTCCAGTGATATGGTATTGAATTGGATACGAAATCTGCTCCTAGGGCTTCTGCAACAGAACTAGGTGAACATTATGTTGAGTCCCAGACAGATTAAAACatctaaacctgtctccttgacAGCTCCTCTCACCTAAGATCTCTGGCTACATTACTGTGCTGAATATTTTTGACTCATCAGTGATGTTCCGTATGCACCAGCTTTAAGGTTGTCATGGTTAAACCTGTCATGAAGAAATCACACCTTAATCCTGAGTCTCTAGATAATATTGAGACTCAAAACCCTCCCATTGTTTTCAGAACTTCTGGAGAGAGTTGGGATTCAGACGCTTTCAGGCCTCTGGTCTAACAGTAATCTTCCTGAACCTCAGCAGTCCGCCCCAGGGCCTGTCACTCCACTGAAAAAACACGTGCTAAAGTGGTAAATGATCTTCTGCTTTCTTTGGATCCAGACTCCACCTCAGTGCTCCTCTTTACTGCATCTCACCGCAGCTTTTGATACCATAGAGCATTGTAGAGACTCCTGCACCAAATGGGAAACAGATTTGGGGTCTCTGGCCCGAAAGATCTGAAAGAACACAATGTATCTCCTATGATAATATTGTATGGATAAAATGGTTGGAGCTCACATTTGACACATTTTAAAGCTGTATATGGTACCAACACATGAATACTGGTTGGTTTCAGGGGTCTGGATAAAAGGTGGGGACCCTCAGTAACAGCCCTGTAGACCACTGGACCCAGTCTCAGTAAAAAAGTCTTGTTTAATCCCATTTTTGAAAAGGCATTTCTTCTTGGACATTTTACACTGTTAGTGGTCGGCAACAGTAGTGAAATGATAGGACACGAGGGAATGCATGACTTTTAGAAGAGATTAGTAGATTAAATTACATAGTTTCAGCCTCCACCCATATGAGTTATTAGGACACGGACAGCCTGTCTTCAACCCCATTTACAGTAATAATGGAACAACAATAACATATCTATTGCTTGTGTTCTCataaaagagacacaaaaaacGGACTATACATTGAACAAACAAGAAACCAACCAACCACCAAAAGTTAATAGAAATgtaaattataaaatgtatcCGTTTAACTGTCTGGCAGCAAGAAGGAGACATCACTGTGGGTAAGAGTAAAATAATTATCTAATATCTAATATAAAAAACCACGAGGGAGAATTTATGGAGCGAGCGGTGAGCCGGAGAGGGATGACATGATTTATTTTGGAGAGAGTGACGTGGTGATTCTTGGAAAGAAGGGATGAACATgtaaacactctcactgtgaccTGGAGACTATTTCTCCTGTCTCCGCCAAGGGGCTGTTTTCATTATGAAtatgtaagtaagtaagtatGAGGTGGCAGATATTTCCACCTGGAACGAGACATGGCTGTTTAAACCAaccagccaacacacacacacacacacacacacacacacacacacacacacacacagacatacacacacacacacacacacacacacacacaaatcggTGTGTTTATTATGTAGAAGAAGCTTTTTAACCTTACATATTGTGATTTGATTTTAGACAGAAGGAAATTAGTGTGTTAGGTATGAAGTGGTGATGTCCTTTGCACAGCCTGTGCCTCATCCTTCAAATTGTTCCATTCCATGTTTTCCAGCAGACCAAGGGTCAGGTCCAGGTTTTCCGTACAGCCCCTGAGCTTCAGGACCTCCCACACTCATGATACTCGACCAACTTGGAAGTtgattttctttgctttgtctAAATATGAACTGTAACAAAAGTAAATACAGCACATCAGCTGTGTTTTGAAGGTTAAAGTGTCAAGAACAAGCGGTTTGGGAACTCCAGCAGAttagtttttctctctctttttttttttgtctttgttgcaGGATCAGATGCTTCTTCCTGCTCATGTGAGACTGACACATCCCCACTGTAGGAGTGTGGTAGAGGGGATTCTGATGGATGTGTGTAGAGGCCTGCGGCTGTTTAGACTGACTTTtaactgtgtatttatttttattttgtccaatTCATGTCTTCAAAGTAAACCACATTTCAGACATGGTTAAATAAGAAGGAAAAATTAATGCAGTGATTGGATTTGGggaatttctgtatttgtttagtGAGTGGCTAATTTTCACTCCAGCTTTCTGCGCAGTGTCTCAGGAGGACGTTTAGACCCGTTGTGTGACACCCAACTGTCAAAGTACACAATCTACAAATAGACTTTACCAGCAGGAACatgttaaaaatgtgtgtgtgtgtgtgtctattcaAAGAAATTACAGAATGTCTCTCACCTGCGTATGTGCAAGAATATATTATGTTATCTCAGTAAAGGGGAATAATAGTGCAAATAGAAAACTGCTGTCAAAATAGAAATGTTCTCATGCCCCACAGTGAGTAAAATAACTGCACATTCATCATCTCCTGGGACCCTCTCATCGACCCCTGACTGCCCTGGAAAAGACTCCCATCAGAAACCCCCTCCTCGCCATGTCCTGCCATTCAGACCCTTACATCTTCTCCACTGACCATCTGCCCAGTGACCGGCGCTTCCTCCCTCCCCTGGCCAACGGGCTCCTGGGCTGGAGGGTGTACAACAACATCATGCACATGGGCGGCGTGTACAACGGGGAGGGCGGACGCTGCCACCGGGCAGATGTCCCCTGCCCTCTGGCCGTTAAAGCTGAGACAGAGGAACCTGCCCAGCACTCATACAGtttggacacaaacacaggtgaGGACCTCTAGTTGGAAAACCATCTGTGTCCCTGCTGATCTCAAGTTGAGAAGATGCATCACTGTTAACTATCTTGTTTTCTCGTTCAGGCATTTTCACTCACACTCTGACCTCAGCCAGAGTTACTGCCTCACAGTCTTTGTATTCCCATCGGTACTACCCCAACCTGATGGTGATGGAGGTTTCATTGGTGCGGCAGGTGACGACAGAGGAGCCAGTTACTGTTAAGCTAGTCAGCTCGTTCACACCTCAGAGCAAAGACATTGTTTTTGAGTCTGGCCCTGATTATAAAGGAGGAAGGTACGGTTTATAAAATACAAGTAAAATTTGATACTAAATTTTTCTGTTTAGTATGAGTGTGATCTTATATGGTGTCTATTGTCCCCTCTTCCAGGCACATCCATGGACAGACGTCCGCTGCTGAGTTCTCTGGAGGCTCCTGTGCCACAGTTCACCTTATTTGGACCTCCATACCTGAGACCCTGACGCTGCTTCCAGAGCAGAGCCAGGCTCGCTGGGCTTTCATCCTGGTGGTGGCCAATGATTTAAACTCTGCTCAGGCCAACTTCGACGAGGGTCTAAATCTGATTGCGACTGGCGACCTGCGTCCGTCTCACGAGGAGGCCTGGAAGGAGCTGTGGCTCCAGAGCAAGGTGGAGGTGTCAGGGTCAGAGAGCCTCTGCAAGGCTCTGATCGGCTGCATGTTCTACCTCCTCAGCGCCTTCCCCTCCATACATGACACCTCCAGCTCTTTTGGGGGAGTCAGTCCAGGCGGGCTGTCTAATGGTGGGGATGGTCAGGACTACTGGGGCCATGTTTTCTGGGACCAGGTAAGGCTGGTGGCAGTTTATGCCTACGTACATGTTATTTTGATTTATCGTGTGATTAATGTATCACCCGATGACTCTGATGACTCCTGTGACAGGACATGTGGATGTATCCTGGGATCGCCCTCTTCTACCCCAAGTTAGCCCGATCTGTGCTGGAGTACAGGGTGAGGACTATAGATGGCGCTAAAGTCAATGCCCAAAAGCAAGGGTACAAGGTATGATGACGATGATCAGAATCACACATCGCAGCCCTTCTGCCTTCACTAAAAGCTCACTGTGCTCTCActagataaacacacacacacacacacacacacagagcttaaCATATGTTCAGTGAAGGAAAAAACAGGAGCTGGTTTCATACTGGGAGCAGTTCTGAGGACAGTGTTCATGGCAAAGAAACCAACGAGAATATTTTCCCATATCAGCATATTAATTACTATATTCCAAGTACCAATTATGATTTGAACAGatgactgtataaaaagatgtaTAATGTATTTCCTCTTCGTCCCACTGTACAAAAGTGAAGACAAAATATTTAAGATGAGAGCTGCCATCGTGCgctgatgatgtcattttgGAGCCCGAATCTGTGTAGTAGTGATCGTGACGTGGAGCCGCTTTATCGAGGTCCCACccatcagtctcagctgtcaatcatgacatttgaCCCTGTTTTTGTACCATCAAATAATTATAGATAATTAACACTAACCTACAAAGCTGTATTAACAACACATAAGCATCAAATATTTAGGCTAGCAGAGAAAAAAACGATTCAAAATCTAAACATCATTACAGGGAATAAAGTTCCCATGGGAGAGTGCTGTGTCAGGGCGGGAGGTGTGTCCAGAGGACATCTATGGAAACCAAGAGATTCACATCAATGGAGACGTCACCCTGGCCTTCCAACACTATCTCTACCTCAGTGAGGTAGACTCCTTCATCCCCTCACAGCATCACATGGTCTCACCCCGTAGTGAAAGTGTTAACTGAGCTCTTTGTTACAGGATCTGTCCATGTTCAGAGAGGCCCAGGGCAGTGAGGTGATATATGGTGTGGCTGATTACTGGGTTTCTAGAGTAACATGGAGCCCTGAGGACCAGAAATACCATCTCCTGGGTAAAGAGCATTAGTAGAAAGATAATACACGGAGAGAATGTGTTTAGTTTGACACTGCTATCCGGAGAATTCTTTAATAAAAGCAAAATGCAACTTATTTGCCATCGCAAAAACTCACTATCtctattagattagatttctttatttatccacacaacggggaaattcacttgttacagcaaaaaagagaaaaacagaatttaaataacagtgccgaagcaacaataaaaaagaaagatcaaaatatatacactactaaactacacagaatgagagtaaaaatatacagaaaacaaaaacaacctgcaaaacagacactgtgcaaaagcaggtactggggagaaagtggagtgatgtaagtgttattgtaatgaaaacaaaagtattataagtaatattgcaacagtagtgaccatgatacagaaaaaataattaaaagtaagtgaccataatataaataatactacaagatagtataaaggaaaatataaatattgcaatgtaaccattataagtgaccatgatataaatatagatgtaaagtgttgaatattattgtgcatagtagtgatctgagtaaaaaaataaaaaataaataagaaaaataaaaatacaaatacagctatggtgagaggttgagtggagataaagataatagacagggactacaacattatcaggtggtgctggtgttgtagagcctgactgcagccgggatgaaggacctgcggaacctctccttcttacactgtgggtgtaacagtctgctgctgaaggagctgctcagggaccccacattgtcatgtagggggtgagaggtgttgcccatgatggacgccagcttggctaacatccttctgtcccccacttcctcaatggagtccagaggacagtccaggacagagctcgctcttcttatcagtctgttgagcctgctcctgtctctgtccgtgctaccccccctccagcagaccacagcgtagaagattgctgaagccaccacagagtcataaaaagtcctgaggagagccctgcacactccgaaggacctcagcctcctcagcaggtggaggcggctctggcccttcttatagagggcatgtgtgttgtcggaccagtccagtttgttgttgaggtgaacacccaggaatttgtagttctccaccacctctatgtccaatccctggatgttcacaggtgttaagttggatgcttttttccggaagttcacgatcatctccttcgtcttgctggtgttcagctaaagctggttgagctcactccagctgacgaagtctgtgatgaccgccctgtactccatgtcattcccctcaggaacacatccaacgatggctgtgtcatctgagaacttctggatgtggcagtgggtggtgttgtgggtgaagtcggaggtgtagagggtgaagaggaaaggggagagcaccgtaccctgaggggcacctgtgctgcagagcaccacgtcagacacacagtgatggagcctcacatactgtggtctcttggtgaggtaatccgttgtccatgcagccaggtgttggtccactcccacgttctccatcttcactttgagcagtgaaggctggatggtgttgaatgcacttgagaagtcaaaaaacatgaccctcacagtgttcctgctgtcctccaggtgtagcagggatctgtgcagcaggtaggtaactgagtcatccaccccaatcccaggctggtaagcaaactgcagggggtccagctgtgtgcccaccagcgg
This window encodes:
- the pgghg gene encoding protein-glucosylgalactosylhydroxylysine glucosidase, which codes for MSCHSDPYIFSTDHLPSDRRFLPPLANGLLGWRVYNNIMHMGGVYNGEGGRCHRADVPCPLAVKAETEEPAQHSYSLDTNTGIFTHTLTSARVTASQSLYSHRYYPNLMVMEVSLVRQVTTEEPVTVKLVSSFTPQSKDIVFESGPDYKGGRHIHGQTSAAEFSGGSCATVHLIWTSIPETLTLLPEQSQARWAFILVVANDLNSAQANFDEGLNLIATGDLRPSHEEAWKELWLQSKVEVSGSESLCKALIGCMFYLLSAFPSIHDTSSSFGGVSPGGLSNGGDGQDYWGHVFWDQDMWMYPGIALFYPKLARSVLEYRVRTIDGAKVNAQKQGYKGIKFPWESAVSGREVCPEDIYGNQEIHINGDVTLAFQHYLYLSEDLSMFREAQGSEVIYGVADYWVSRVTWSPEDQKYHLLGVMPPDEYYYDVNNSVFTNTVAKFSLQFALELADLLQHPAPKEWKEVAEHIKIPFDTESQYHPEFDGYVKGQPVKQADTVMLGYPLGLPMSAEIRRNDLEAYEPVTDPEGPAMTWGMFAIGWLELGEAERAQRLLEKCFSNIQGPFQVWSESTDGSGAVNFLTGMGGFLQAVLFGYTGFRVQKECLAFSPILPNDISELCLRGVNYLGNQMDWLLRKDEVCIILRKQTRSDGSAKPHDLQVVLKASGKKIPLTPGQPVTLPREPGCVCKLPAVFSCWPL